From the Synechococcus sp. Nb3U1 genome, the window GAGCAAGGGCTGGGCTGGACGAGTAAGTTTGGTTCTGGCAAAGGCGCAGATACGATTACCAGTGGCATCGAAGGAGCCTGGACCACCAACCCCATTAAGTGGGACAACAACTACCTGGAGAACCTATTTGGCTACGAGTGGGAGCTGGTGAGAAGCCCTGCCGGAGCTTACCAGTGGATCCCCAAAAATGGTGCGGGCGCAGGTACTGTCCCCGATGCCCATGATCCCAACAAGCGCCATGCCCCAATCATGACCACGGCAGATATGGCCATGCGAATGGATCCCGTCTACGAGCCGATTGCGCGGCGCTTTCTGGAGCACCCCGAAGAGCTGGAACTAGCCTTTGCGCGGGCCTGGTTTAAGCTGACCCACCGCGATATGGGGCCGCGAGCCCGCTATCTTGGGCCAGAAGTACCTGCAGAGGAGTTTCTCTGGCAGGATCCGGTTCCCCCAGTCACCCATGAATTGATCAATGAGCAGGATATCGCCGCCCTCAAGGGCAAAATCCTTGCCTCGGGGCTGTCGGTATCTCAACTGGTCTCGACTGCCTGGGCCTCAGCCTCCACCTTCCGGGGATCCGATATGCGGGGTGGAGCCAACGGGGCACGCATTCGACTGGCACCCCAGAAGGATTGGGAGGTGAACCAACCGGCCCAACTGGCGACGGTGCTACAAACCCTGGAAGGGATCCAACGGGAGTTCAACAGCTCCCAGTCGGGTGGTAAGCAGGTGTCTCTGGCTGACCTGATTGTGCTGGGGGGATGTGCCGGTGTGGAGCAGGCAGCCAAGAATGCTGGCTACGACATCACGGTACCCTTCAAGCCGGGTCGGACGGATGCCTCTCAGGAGCAAACGGATGTGGACTCCTTTGCCGTACTAGAGCCCAAGGCGGATGGGTTCCGCAATTACCTGAAAGCCGGCCTAACCCTCTCGGCGGAGGAGTTGCTGGTGGATCGGGCTCAATTGCTAACCCTAACTGCGCCAGAGATGACGGTGCTAGTGGGTGGTATGCGCGTCCTTAATACCAACGTGGGGGGAACTCGGCATGGGGTTTTCACTCAGCGGCCAGAAGCCTTGACCCACGATTTCTTCGTGAACCTGCTGGATTTGGGTACAACCTGGCGGGCGACCTCTGATGCCCAAGAGGTGTTCGAGGGGCAGGATCGCAAAACCGGGGCACTCAAGTGGACAGGAACCCGGGTTGATCTCATTTTTGGCTCTAACTCAGAGTTGCGGGCCCTGGCAGAGGTTTATGCCTGTGCTGACTCACAGCCGAAATTTGTGCAGGACTTTGTGGCGGCCTGGGACAAGGTGATGAACCTGGATCTCTTTCACCTGGCGTGACGTTGGGGCAGCCTGGATAAATCCTGAGGTTGACATTCTCTCCACGCATACAGCCTTTTCCGACTTCATGTACAACATAAGGTCAAGAAGAAAGTCTTGTCGGACAAAGGGTTGGCTTACATCGGCGGTAGCATATATCGCTGGAAAAGGCTGTAATCTTTAGATTTATCTTGATTTATCTTTGATTTGCGTGGAGATTCCTTGGTTCATACCCAAGATTTCCTGTTGCTATGCACGTTCTGCGGCCTACACAGTCAGCTAGGCTGTTCGCGCCAGCGTGCCGTAGGCACTATGCGGCTATGGCTCAATCTCTATTCCGGCAGGTGCCGCAGGGTCGGGACATACTCACGGTACAGTTGATTTAAAATTTCCAGGCCAATGCGCGTACGACCATCAGGGGGACGCGCCTCAATCGCTGTTTTCACCCTCAGGATTGTTCCGACAGGATAGGGAGAGCGAAATTCTTCCCGCTTGCCTAAAAAGACATCGGTAAAGTAGTCGATCAGCCGCTTCACCTCCCCCACATCCTTACGGGAAATATCCATGTCCAAAACTGTCGTCAGCTTGGCCCGCATCGCCTGAAAGCTTTGTTGGCTGGTGTTAATCGCTACCCGCTTGGCTAAGCTATCCACCACAATCTGAGCAATTTGCAACACACTTTGATCAACAATCTCGCGGTGGCGAGCAGCAAAGCGCAATTGTACCTCCTCCAGGAAGCGCTCGCGGGCCAGAACATTGATGCCGTTGGGTTCTAGGTCTACCCCATATCCCTGCAACTGTTTGTATTGATTCAGCACCCACTGGTTGTAGAACGAGTCAGCCAAAGCTCGCCAGTAGCCAATGATCGTGGCTTCGCTGAACGGAATGTTGAGCAGGTAGGTTTCGCTGGTGATCAGGCGCAAATGCTC encodes:
- the katG gene encoding catalase/peroxidase HPI; the protein is MSGESKCPFMSGVQKVTAGHGTSNRDWWPNRLNLAILRQHSSKSNPLGESFNYAEAFKSLDYAALKADLFELMTHSQDWWPADYGHYGPLFIRMAWHSAGTYRIGDGRGGGGTGNQRFAPINSWPDNANLDKARMLLWPIKQKYGQKISWADLMILAGNCALESMGFKTLGFAGGRPDIWEPEEDIYWGSEGEWLADKRYSGDRQLEDPLGAVQMGLIYVNPEGPNGNPDPVAAGRDIRETFGRMAMNDEETVALTVGGHTFGKCHGAGDKALVGPEPEGASIEEQGLGWTSKFGSGKGADTITSGIEGAWTTNPIKWDNNYLENLFGYEWELVRSPAGAYQWIPKNGAGAGTVPDAHDPNKRHAPIMTTADMAMRMDPVYEPIARRFLEHPEELELAFARAWFKLTHRDMGPRARYLGPEVPAEEFLWQDPVPPVTHELINEQDIAALKGKILASGLSVSQLVSTAWASASTFRGSDMRGGANGARIRLAPQKDWEVNQPAQLATVLQTLEGIQREFNSSQSGGKQVSLADLIVLGGCAGVEQAAKNAGYDITVPFKPGRTDASQEQTDVDSFAVLEPKADGFRNYLKAGLTLSAEELLVDRAQLLTLTAPEMTVLVGGMRVLNTNVGGTRHGVFTQRPEALTHDFFVNLLDLGTTWRATSDAQEVFEGQDRKTGALKWTGTRVDLIFGSNSELRALAEVYACADSQPKFVQDFVAAWDKVMNLDLFHLA